The stretch of DNA NNNNNNNNNNNNNNNNNNNNNNNNNNNNNNNNNNNNNNNNNNNNNNNNNNNNNNNNNNNNNNNNNNNNNNNNNNNNNNNNNNNNNNNNNNNNNNNNNNNNNNNNNNNNNNNNNNNNNNNNNNNNNNNNNNNNNNNNNNNNNNNNNNNNNNNNNNNNNNNNNNNNNNNNNNNNNNNNNNNNNNNNNNNNNNNNNNNNNNNNNNNNNNNNNNNNNNNNNNNNNNNNNNNNNNNNNNNNNNNNNNNNNNNNNNNNNNNNNNNNNNNNNNNNNNNNNNNNNNNNNNNNNNNNNNNNNNNNNNNNNNNNNNNNNNNNNNNNNNNNNNNNNNNNNNNNNNNNNNNNNNNNNNNNNNNNNNNNNNNNNNNNNNNNNNNNNNNNNNNNNNNNNNNNNNNNNNNNNNNNNNNNNNNNNNNNNNNNNNNNNNNNNNNNNNNNNNNNNNNNNNNNNNNNNNNNNNNNNNNNNNNNNNNNNNNNNNNNNNNNNNNNNNNNNNNNNNNNNNNNNNNNNNNNNNNNNNNNNNNNNNNNNNNNNNNNNNNNNNNNNNNNNNNNNNNNNNNNNNNNNNNNNNNNNNNNNNNNNNNNNNNNNNNNNNNNNNNNNNNNNNNNNNNNNNNNNNNNNNNNNNNNNNNNNNNNNNNNNNNNNNNNNNNNNNNNNNNNNNNNNNNNNNNNNNNNNNNNNNNNNNNNNNNNNNNNNNNNNNNNNNNNNNNNNNNNNNNNNNNNNNNNNNNNNNNNNNNNNNNNNNNNNNNNNNNNNNNNNNNNNNNNNNNNNNNNNNNNNNNNNNNNNNNNNNNNNNNNNNNNNNNNNNNNNNNNNNNNNNNNNNNNNNNNNNNNNNNNNNNNNNNNNNNNNNNNNNNNNNNNNNNNNNNNNNNNNNNNNNNNNNNNNNNNNNNNNNNNNNNNNNNNNNNNNNNNNNNNNNNNNNNNNNNNNNNNNNNNNNNNNNNNNNNNNNNNNNNNNNNNNNNNNNNNNNNNNNNNNNNNNNNNNNNNNNNNNNNNNNNNNNNNNNNNNNNNNNNNNNNNNNNNNNNNNNNNNNNNNNNNNNNNNNNNNNNNNNNNNNNNNNNNNNNNNNNNNNNNNNNNNNNNNNNNNNNNNNNNNNNNNNNNNNNNNNNNNNNNNNNNNNNNNNNNNNNNNNNNNNNNNNNNNNNNNNNNNNNNNNNNNNNNNNNNNNNNNNNNNNNNNNNNNNNNNNNNNNNNNNNNNNNNNNNNNNNNNNNNNNNNNNNNNNNNNNNNNNNNNNNNNNNNNNNNNNNNNNNNNNNNNNNNNNNNNNNNNNNNNNNNNNNNNNNNNNNNNNNNNNNNNNNNNNNNNNNNNNNNNNNNNNNNNNNNNNNNNNNNNNNNNNNNNNNNNNNNNNNNNNNNNNNNNNNNNNNNNNNNNNNNNNNNNNNNNNNNNNNNNNNNNNNNNNNNNNNNNNNNNNNNNNNNNNNNNNNNNNNNNNNNNNNNNNNNNNNNNNNNNNNNNNNNNNNNNNNNNNNNNNNNNNNNNNNNNNNNNNNNNNNNNNNNNNNNNNNNNNNNNNNNNNNNNNNNNNNNNNNNNNNNNNNNNNNNNNNNNNNNNNNNNNNNNNNNNNNNNNNNNNNNNNNNNNNNNNNNNNNNNNNNNNNNNNNNNNNNNNNNNNNNNNNNNNNNNNNNNNNNNNNNNNNNNNNNNNNNNNNNNNNNNNNNNNNNNNNNNNNNNNNNNNNNNNNNNNNNNNNNNNNNNNNNNNNNNNNNNNNNNNNNNNNNNNNNNNNNNNNNNNNNNNNNNNNNNNNNNNNNNNNNNNNNNNNNNNNNNNNNNNNNNNNNNNNNNNNNNNNNNNNNNNNNNNNNNNNNNNNNNNNNNNNNNNNNNNNNNNNNNNNNNNNNNNNNNNNNNNNNNNNNNNNNNNNNNNNNNNNNNNNNNNNNNNNNNNNNNNNNNNNNNNNNNNNNNNNNNNNNNNNNNNNNNNNNNNNNNNNNNNNNNNNNNNNNNNNNNNNNNNNNNNNNNNNNNNNNNNNNNNNNNNNNNNNNNNNNNNNNNNNNNNNNNNNNNNNNNNNNNNNNNNNNNNNNNNNNNNNNNNNNNNNNNNNNNNNNNNNNNNNNNNNNNNNNNNNNNNNNNNNNNNNNNNNNNNNNNNNNNNNNNNNNNNNNNNNNNNNNNNNNNNNNNNNNNNNNNNNNNNNNNNNNNNNNNNNNNNNNNNNNNNNNNNNNNNNNNNNNNNNNNNNNNNNNNNNNNNNNNNNNNNNNNNNNNNNNNNNNNNNNNNNNNNNNNNNNNNNNNNNNNNNNNNNNNNNNNNNNNNNNNNNNNNNNNNNNNNNNNNNNNNNNNNNNNNNNNNNNNNNNNNNNNNNNNNNNNNNNNNNNNNNNNNNNNNNNNNNNNNNNNNNNNNNNNNNNNNNNNNNNNNNNNNNNNNNNNNNNNNNNNNNNNNNNNNNNNNNNNNNNNNNNNNNNNNNNNNNNNNNNNNNNNNNNNNNNNNNNNNNNNNNNNNNNNNNNNNNNNNNNNNNNNNNNNNNNNNNNNNNNNNNNNNNNNNNNNNNNNNNNNNNNNNNNNNNNNNNNNNNNNNNNNNNNNNNNNNNNNNNNNNNNNNNNNNNNNNNNNNNNNNNNNNNNNNNNNNNNNNNNNNNNNNNNNNNNNNNNNNNNNNNNNNNNNNNNNNNNNNNNNNNNNNNNNNNNNNNNNNNNNNNNNNNNNNNNNNNNNNNNNNNNNNNNNNNNNNNNNNNNNNNNNNNNNNNNNNNNNNNNNNNNNNNNNNNNNNNNNNNNNNNNNNNNNNNNNNNNNNNNNNNNNNNNNNNNNNNNNNNNNNNNNNNNNNNNNNNNNNNNNNNNNNNNNNNNNNNNNNNNNNNNNNNNNNNNNNNNNNNNNNNNNNNNNNNNNNNNNNNNNNNNNNNNNNNNNNNNNNNNNNNNNNNNNNNNNNNNNNNNNNNNNNNNNNNNNNNNNNNNNNNNNNNNNNNNNNNNNNNNNNNNNNNNNNNNNNNNNNNNNNNNNNNNNNNNNNNNNNNNNNNNNNNNNNNNNNNNNNNNNNNNNNNNNNNNNNNNNNNNNNNNNNNNNNNNNNNNNNNNNNNNNNNNNNNNNNNNNNNNNNNNNNNNNNNNNNNNNNNNNNNNNNNNNNNNNNNNNNNNNNNNNNNNNNNNNNNNNNNNNNNNNNNNNNNNNNNNNNNNNNNNNNNNNNNNNNNNNNNNNNNNNNNNNNNNNNNNNNNNNNNNNNNNNNNNNNNNNNNNNNNNNNNNNNNNNNNNNNNNNNNNNNNNNNNNNNNNNNNNNNNNNNNNNNNNNNNNNNNNNNNNNNNNNNNNNNNNNNNNNNNNNNNNNNNNNNNNNNNNNNNNNNNNNNNNNNNNNNNNNNNNNNNNNNNNNNNNNNNNNNNNNNNNNNNNNNNNNNNNNNNNNNNNNNNNNNNNNNNNNNNNNNNNNNNNNNNNNNNNNNNNNNNNNNNNNNNNNNNNNNNNNNNNNNNNNNNNNNNNNNNNNNNNNNNNNNNNNNNNNNNNNNNNNNNNNNNNNNNNNNNNtatttatctatttttatgaattatattagttatatatatatatatatattacttttgttatttcaataaaaataaaaatatttttttaacaaaaaaattattttataaatgtccatttggatttattaaatttttttcataatttaaatgtctatttatttatttttttatgtatttttattaattaaaacaattaaattatatatatagagtaacgaaaaaaaattgaaatttttttttttaaaaaaaaaacagttggaagtcgccatttgggagTAGGCCTTCCTTAAGAAAGtagccattccaaatggcgacttgtaagggaaaaatattttgaaaaaaaaaaaagggcattttggtgtttttttttttcagaaagggggcattgaaaaaaaattgccGCCACAGGCACCTCTACTGCACATCTATAACGCACTATCAACAACACATtgaaccttttggatgcacacaCAATAAACTAATCGGTAAAATAATCCCAATTAgcatagaaaaataaagaaggCTAATGCAACCCTGATCAAAAGCTATAATACCCAGTTccttaaattattgaaatattcAACTCACCCTTAGCAATCTCCACAATCCAAACATCCTAGTACAACAAACTCACAAAGCAACGAAACTACCTAATTACTCTTGAAGAAATTAGCATCAAGTAAACCTAATATAAACAtctcatgcaaaattaaatTCCAGCCCTCAAAATTGAATAATCACTTTATCTCAAATCAAATAGTGCTAGCAGAAAAGTAACAATATCATACATCATAATCGTGCTTTACATTGATATATCAATGAAACTATTCAATTGCGAATCCAAACATCCATCAACAGTTATACATAGTGAATTACCACAAAACCATAACACAACCGAAGAAACCCTAGAAATTAGCATTTCGAAAGAAGTTTTTACGTATCGTGAACTACTTGTCTTTAGTAGTAACACCGTACTTCTCTTGCATACAAGCAATCTcatcttccttcttcttctgaTCAAACTTCTTACTCATCTTAGCATGCTGATAATAAAGAACGATGAGATAACGATTAGCAATGTTGAAACCAGAGAGATGATCGACAGCGGTTTTAGCGTCGTAAATGTCTTCGTAAACGACGAAAGTTGTGCCGCGCGTGTTTCCCATTCGGATCTGACGAATCACGCCGTATTTGCCGAATATATCGTACATTTCTTCGCTTGTTATGTTGAAGGGAAGGTTGCGAACATAGAGGACGCGGTTAACTTCCGGTGGAAGACATGTGTTTCCCTTCCGAAGACTGATTGTTGTCATGGTTGTTGATGGTTTTGGTGTTTGGATGATGAGAAAGTGAAGGAAAAGTTTCCGAACTTGCCTGAAAGTGAAAAGAATCAGTTTAATTGTCTGAGCTTTTATACATATAGATCATGTTGGGTTGGGCTACAAGTATGGAGATGAACTTTTAAATTGGAAAAGTTGGATTTCGCACGGAAActatcttaataaataaattgttatattaatttatatatatatatatatatatatatattaattctcataaattttattgacattaaattaataagttgacttaaaaaaaaatttacagtaaaaaaaatctaatcctaatctaatttaaaaactactttcttaCGCGGTCaatattattgattaaaaacatgACTCCAACACCActctttaatcttatttttgaattctacaaagaatatttttttttctttccaaaaaaacttattataaaataaattgtttttaaaataatggacatgacatacataaattaagtaaattagtaaatgtaaagatgagtaagtaacttaataataaatttttaattttattattcaacatagtatgttatttatatgaaatacgtgacatttaaaaattcatataaatcttGATGTATCAagtgacaaaatatttttaatttcggtactacttaataaaatactaaagaaaaataatcttcctatgacaaaaaaaaaaaaaaattacaatacacataaaaactatgattattttttatctttgaatttgcatgttagtcttcattaatctttcatgaatcttttgaattcttttgaatttgtatgatatttaataataaatttagaatgtaaaatgtataatatattagtaaaattaaaatggaaccatttaaaataatagtttttgaaaaatcatattatacATTTTCACATAACTATCAACTCGTCAAATCCTGATGTAATAGATTTGTTAGAAgagtgtttgaagtttgaaaaatcattacttccaataaaaactaaaaactgtttaataaatgtaattaattgtatttagcctaaattttatattgaattaaataaattattatttttctcttcaatataacTACTGTGGCAACACTGTTCAGaaaaaatcttataatttttgtgacacaaaatttagaaacataaacaataaaaaaatatatataacaaaatagtaattttttttataaataaaataaaataacaatgacatattaaaataaatttacctAATTCGTGTGAACATATCTATCAAAGTAGTAATTGATGTCAACATTTCAAATGTATGCAGATTCAATATGAAATGGTGTCCGATTATTCCATATACACCAAAAAGTTGTTAGAAGCAACACCAACAAAATTGTACACAtcaaatatagaaataaaaactCGCGGTTGCTTCAATTCTATCTCCCTAAGAATATGAAAGACAGGTTTGTTaatacacaaataatataatttaaaatttgaatttacgCAAAGAGAATTAAACCTTGTCATCCTTACCATTTCaattgcataaaattt from Cicer arietinum cultivar CDC Frontier isolate Library 1 chromosome 3, Cicar.CDCFrontier_v2.0, whole genome shotgun sequence encodes:
- the LOC101507254 gene encoding splicing factor 3B subunit 6-like protein; amino-acid sequence: MTTISLRKGNTCLPPEVNRVLYVRNLPFNITSEEMYDIFGKYGVIRQIRMGNTRGTTFVVYEDIYDAKTAVDHLSGFNIANRYLIVLYYQHAKMSKKFDQKKKEDEIACMQEKYGVTTKDK